The following coding sequences are from one Pirellulales bacterium window:
- a CDS encoding fatty acid desaturase, producing MPDHPDETPRFSIGEARQLVRDLFEPKPWIYWTDFLVSVYTGTAAFVAMRLLVRFDLLHTWVWGIAALCYVISVLALYRASLFTHELTHLKQDSFRSFRLVWNLLYGIPFLVPSFLYHTHVEHHARRQYGTEHDGEYLPLAQGPRWKIAWFLAECLVVPLIAVVRFLGAPLTWVCPPLRRWVARHASSMVIDPAYVRPLPTHREIKIWRLQEVACWLMATTVAGLVLAGLLPLGLVVSAYAVSVGVMFLNAIRTLGAHHYRSGGEPITFIDQLLDSVNYPHHPWIGELWAPVGLRFHALHHLFPSMPYHNLAEAHRRLMAGLPADSLYRRVNSPGLWQTIGGLWREAGRAERRARQSAGRDVRGALGA from the coding sequence ATGCCTGACCATCCAGACGAGACGCCTCGATTCTCCATCGGCGAGGCGCGTCAATTGGTGCGCGATCTCTTTGAGCCGAAACCGTGGATTTACTGGACCGACTTTCTCGTTTCGGTCTACACCGGCACTGCGGCTTTCGTCGCGATGCGGTTGCTCGTGCGGTTCGACCTGCTGCACACCTGGGTCTGGGGCATTGCCGCGCTCTGCTATGTAATCAGCGTGCTGGCGCTCTATCGGGCTTCGCTCTTCACGCACGAGCTCACGCACCTCAAGCAAGATTCGTTCCGATCGTTCCGCCTGGTCTGGAACCTGTTGTACGGCATTCCCTTTCTGGTGCCGTCGTTTCTCTATCACACGCATGTCGAACATCACGCGCGCCGGCAATACGGCACGGAGCACGACGGCGAGTACCTGCCGCTGGCGCAAGGTCCGCGCTGGAAGATTGCTTGGTTTCTGGCCGAATGTCTGGTCGTGCCGTTGATCGCCGTGGTTCGCTTTCTCGGCGCGCCCCTCACCTGGGTCTGCCCCCCACTCAGGCGCTGGGTGGCCCGGCACGCGTCGTCGATGGTGATCGACCCCGCCTATGTGCGGCCGCTCCCCACCCATCGCGAGATCAAGATTTGGCGCCTTCAGGAAGTCGCCTGCTGGCTCATGGCCACCACCGTCGCAGGTTTGGTCCTGGCCGGTCTCTTGCCGTTGGGATTGGTGGTCTCCGCGTACGCCGTTTCGGTCGGAGTCATGTTTCTCAACGCCATTCGCACCCTGGGCGCGCATCACTATCGCAGCGGCGGCGAGCCAATCACCTTCATCGACCAACTCCTTGATTCGGTCAACTACCCCCATCATCCATGGATCGGCGAACTGTGGGCGCCCGTCGGCCTGCGCTTCCATGCCTTGCATCACCTCTTCCCCTCGATGCCGTATCACAATCTGGCCGAGGCGCATCGCCGGCTAATGGCTGGCCTGCCCGCCGATTCGCTCTATCGTCGGGTCAATAGCCCTGGGTTGTGGCAAACGATCGGCGGTCTGTGGCGCGAGGCGGGGCGAGCCGAACGCCGCGCGCGGCAATCGGCCGGCCGAGATGTTCGCGGCGCACTAGGCGCCTGA
- a CDS encoding CDGSH iron-sulfur domain-containing protein: MSLVIRCRPNGPLVIEGPVTVVDHQGNPFPINQDKPLVALCRCGQSGKKPFCDGTHKTCGFIAEELAPEAGA, encoded by the coding sequence ATGTCGCTTGTCATTCGCTGTCGGCCCAATGGGCCGCTGGTGATCGAAGGCCCGGTAACGGTGGTCGATCACCAAGGCAACCCGTTTCCGATTAACCAAGATAAACCGCTGGTGGCGCTTTGCCGCTGTGGGCAATCGGGGAAGAAGCCGTTTTGCGACGGCACGCACAAGACCTGCGGCTTTATCGCCGAAGAATTGGCGCCAGAGGCGGGCGCATAA
- a CDS encoding dTDP-4-dehydrorhamnose 3,5-epimerase family protein — protein sequence MFHEGAIEGVVFKSLKKFTDRRGWLIELYREDELPQENHPVMAYISQTEPGVARGPHFHHDQADYFAFCGPGDFKLYLWDSRKESPTHLAKQVVVVGESNMQAVIVPPGVVHAYKNVSDKSGWVFNGPNRLYAGHGKQEPVDEIRFEEVADSPYHLD from the coding sequence ATGTTTCACGAAGGCGCCATCGAAGGCGTGGTTTTCAAGTCGCTCAAAAAATTCACTGATCGACGCGGTTGGCTGATCGAACTCTATCGCGAGGACGAGTTGCCCCAAGAAAATCATCCGGTCATGGCATACATCAGCCAGACCGAGCCAGGGGTGGCGCGGGGACCGCACTTTCATCACGATCAGGCCGACTATTTCGCCTTTTGCGGGCCGGGAGACTTCAAGCTGTATCTGTGGGACAGCCGCAAGGAGTCGCCGACGCACCTGGCCAAGCAGGTCGTGGTGGTGGGAGAGAGCAACATGCAGGCGGTGATCGTGCCGCCGGGCGTGGTGCACGCCTACAAGAATGTGAGCGACAAGTCGGGCTGGGTCTTCAACGGACCAAATCGCTTGTACGCCGGCCACGGCAAGCAGGAGCCGGTTGACGAGATCCGGTTTGAAGAAGTGGCCGACAGCCCGTACCACCTCGATTAG
- the arfB gene encoding aminoacyl-tRNA hydrolase, which yields MSEALQVGARVRIPASELQMSFARSSGPGGQNVNKVNSKAMLRWNARTSGSLPADVRERFLTRYRSRLTADGELIIQSQRYRDQGRNTADCLEKLRAMIAAVLAAPRKRRPTKVPRGAIEDRLQVKRRTAQKKQARGRRTLGDD from the coding sequence ATGTCAGAAGCCTTGCAAGTCGGCGCCCGCGTTCGCATCCCCGCCAGCGAGTTGCAAATGAGCTTCGCGCGCAGCTCCGGCCCAGGTGGGCAGAACGTCAATAAAGTCAACTCCAAGGCCATGCTGCGCTGGAACGCGCGGACCAGCGGCAGCCTGCCCGCGGACGTGCGCGAGCGCTTCTTGACTCGCTATCGCTCGCGTCTTACGGCGGATGGCGAGCTGATCATCCAAAGCCAGCGCTATCGCGATCAGGGGCGCAACACAGCCGACTGCCTGGAGAAGCTGCGCGCAATGATCGCCGCTGTGCTGGCCGCGCCACGCAAACGCCGCCCGACCAAGGTTCCGCGCGGCGCGATCGAAGATCGCTTGCAAGTCAAACGGCGCACCGCGCAAAAAAAGCAAGCGCGCGGCCGTCGCACACTGGGCGACGATTGA
- a CDS encoding PQQ-like beta-propeller repeat protein: MQMLGVSLGFLCVLVAPATAWATESAVPNLATRKSGIDWPCFLGPTQDNKSPERGIRRDWKSGPPPVVWQTEVGIGYSMPSVSRGRLFLFDAVGQQARLRCLHAETGRPLWEYKYTFEYEDLYGYDNGPRCFPIVDDDRVYLYGVEGSLHCLHVVDGAVVWRIDLNQEYGVVQNFFGVGSTPRIEGELLIVQVGGSPAESQRVAPGQLDRVKANGTAVVALDKRTGKERYRLGDDLASYASPVAATIDGRPWCFVFARRGLLGFDPVAGTSDFHYPWRAKILESVNASSPVVVGDQVFISECYGVGSSLLKVRPGGYDVVWSDADRGRDKALMTHWNTPIHHEGYIYASSGRHTGDAELRCVELATGKVQWRQPDLSRSSLLYVDGHFVCLAESGKLYLIRVNPQRFELVGEATLIDKEANASVFGPEPLIQYPAWAPPILSHGLLYLRGRGRLVCVELIPDGGA, translated from the coding sequence ATGCAAATGCTTGGCGTCTCGCTGGGATTTTTGTGCGTGCTGGTGGCGCCGGCAACGGCCTGGGCAACCGAAAGCGCCGTGCCCAATTTGGCCACGCGCAAGTCGGGCATCGACTGGCCCTGTTTCTTGGGGCCGACGCAGGACAACAAATCGCCAGAGCGCGGCATCCGCCGCGATTGGAAGAGCGGGCCGCCCCCCGTGGTCTGGCAGACCGAGGTGGGCATTGGCTACAGCATGCCGTCGGTGAGCCGCGGGCGCTTGTTTTTGTTCGACGCCGTGGGACAGCAGGCTCGGCTGCGCTGCCTGCACGCCGAGACGGGGCGGCCGCTGTGGGAGTACAAGTACACATTCGAGTACGAAGATTTGTATGGTTACGACAACGGTCCGCGCTGCTTTCCGATTGTCGACGACGACCGCGTTTATCTCTACGGCGTCGAGGGGAGTTTGCACTGTCTTCATGTGGTCGATGGCGCCGTGGTGTGGCGGATCGACCTCAACCAAGAATATGGCGTGGTGCAGAACTTTTTTGGCGTCGGCAGCACGCCGCGGATCGAGGGCGAGCTGCTGATCGTGCAAGTCGGAGGCAGCCCCGCGGAAAGCCAGCGCGTGGCGCCCGGTCAACTGGATCGGGTGAAGGCCAACGGCACGGCGGTGGTGGCGCTGGACAAACGCACCGGCAAGGAGCGGTACCGGCTGGGAGACGACCTGGCCAGCTACGCCTCGCCAGTGGCGGCCACGATCGACGGCCGGCCGTGGTGCTTTGTGTTCGCGCGGCGAGGCCTATTGGGCTTCGATCCCGTGGCGGGGACGAGCGACTTTCATTACCCGTGGCGGGCCAAGATTTTGGAAAGCGTGAACGCTAGTTCGCCGGTGGTGGTGGGGGACCAGGTGTTCATCTCAGAGTGCTACGGCGTGGGCAGTTCGCTTTTGAAGGTGCGCCCCGGCGGCTACGACGTGGTGTGGTCAGACGCCGATCGCGGCCGCGACAAGGCGCTGATGACGCACTGGAACACGCCGATTCATCATGAAGGATATATCTACGCTTCCAGCGGTCGGCACACCGGAGACGCCGAGCTGCGCTGTGTTGAGCTGGCCACCGGCAAGGTGCAGTGGCGCCAGCCCGACCTCTCGCGCTCGTCGCTCTTGTATGTCGATGGGCATTTTGTCTGTTTGGCGGAGAGCGGCAAACTGTATCTGATCCGCGTCAATCCCCAGCGCTTTGAACTGGTGGGAGAAGCGACTTTGATCGACAAGGAGGCCAACGCCAGCGTTTTTGGCCCCGAGCCGCTCATTCAGTATCCGGCCTGGGCCCCGCCGATCCTCTCGCACGGACTGTTGTATCTGCGCGGGCGCGGCCGGCTGGTGTGCGTCGAGTTGATCCCCGACGGCGGCGCGTGA